Proteins from one Malassezia vespertilionis chromosome 2, complete sequence genomic window:
- a CDS encoding uncharacterized protein (antiSMASH:Cluster_1; EggNog:ENOG503NVYZ; COG:S): MADLHEHDLTAELRKTINSVTGSRAAKSRLAQQGRLAWLASLLVAPLHAAALEMRILAANCVGSVAQNATPATLLAILRADVPYLLLTLITRLAEASDSSAGATAYLRMRALEAALRALRAVMCSVSDQIGHSPRWSIGSGWGFASMSGLEHTGTRNSALPENRPVQHSLRQDTSWNSAGPPCVSIRKEILLRWFPAAAGEVCGGDAGAQEPMLKAARLRESTQLLSVPHAMQAGMEEAAILDQLEPFAALNWLCRSAISLVFAPRHLRLLLGSVLFARAMVHECDTSRFPTPTSPNALGSGIGVHSHAVASRAQALTTAGMVGEVLGSCITVAGVEHYQSSPETTRLRMARQSAPVLATPREEIARRCAALLAFSARESPFPVDALPAGTGAVQCFLSAAELHSAQAQEAILWLFYELLAASNEATKAQLAVSTSVSGTFISAILLNLANSRTPAVRLDALCCVSQLDGMAPTQLLAGIMELVQHAGAVQVQACFALARLVRERPVLQEMAADEFSAVDILAGIVQNTNPVVTSAGAKGSASLSKDELVVRLHEGCLTALAALAVRSDAMRHRVADCCPLFLAGIVRPSLVASALGVQLAACRLVRVLSRTVGILRTSLLDAGVAEKMLCLLKEKDNAMIHTEVIGTICNMLVKFSPMKEYLVMHEGLECLARFSRSPRGHVRFNALWAIKNAVWESDPPFREKLMALVGWDHLAKLLRSQDTCIREQALNIVRNLTSSNALGDGCANVDLTLGHLGETYLLDSVEEAVWSLQGGDRATEQAAYIFVNIAAGGWKHRELLISRPNTMDALCFFLRHKSASVREAGVRCGYNLCYRAARDAEDAAESVWERAAARLRAFGYDVLLRDLVDDIDANVKEIARDTRAQLESNVE; encoded by the coding sequence ATGGCGGACTTGCATGAGCATGATCTCACGgcggagctgcgcaagacgatTAATAGCGTCACCGGTAGCCGCGCGGCCAAGTCGCGTCTTGCACAGCAGGGCCGGCTAGCGTGGCTGGCCtcgctgctcgtcgcgccgctgcacgccgcggcgctggaaatgcGTATTCTCGCCGCGAACTGCGTCGGGTCCGTCGCGCAGAATGCGACGCCCGCGACACTGCTGGCGATTCTGCGTGCAGATGTGCCATATTTACTTCTTACTCTGATTACACGGCTAGCCGAGGCGTCAGACTCGTCCGCGGGCGCCACAGCGTAcctgcgcatgcgcgcattggaagcggcgctgcgtgcactACGGGCTGTCATGTGCTCTGTATCTGACCAGATTGGCCACTCGCCACGCTGGAGCATTGGAAGTGGCTGGGGCTTTGCGTCCATGTCAGGTCTGGAGCACACTGGCACGCGAAACTCGGCGCTCCCTGAAAACCGCCCGGTGCAGCATTCGCTGCGCCAGGACACTTCCTGGAACTCGGCAGGGCCGCCGTGCGTGTCGATCCGGAAGGAAATCCTCTTGCGCTGGTTCCCTGCTGCGGCCGGCGAAGTGTGTGGCGGGGATGCGGGTGCACAGGAACCGATGCtcaaagcagcgcgcctgcgcgaaagcacgcagctgctctCGGTTCCCCACGCGATGCAGGCAGGCATGGAAGAAGCAGCTATTCTGGATCAACTGGAGccgtttgcagcgctgaactggctgtgccgcagcgccattTCGCTCGtgtttgcgccgcggcatttgcgcctgctgctggGCTCGGTGCTGTTTGCACGAGCCATGGTCCATGAATGCGATACGTCCCGCTTTCCCACACCCACCTCTCCTAATGCACTGGGGTCTGGCATTGGCGTGCACTCGCACGCCGTTgcgtcgcgagcgcaggcgctcaCGACTGCAGGAATGGtcggcgaggtgctcgGGAGCTGCATCACCGTCGCTGGCGTAGAGCACTACCAGTCGTCGCCTGAAACGACGCGCCTtcgcatggcgcggcagTCGGCGCCCGTGCTTGCAACGCCACGCGAGgaaattgcgcggcggtgtgCCGCATTGCTCGCATTTTCTGCACGCGAGAGTCCATTTCCGGTGGATGCACTGCCAGCGGGCACGGGCGCAGTCCAGTGCTTTTTATCCGCCGCCGagttgcacagcgcgcaagcacaggaGGCCATTCTGTGGCTTTTCTACGAGCTCTTGGCTGCAAGCAACGAGGCGACCAAGGCACAGCTCGCCGTATCCACATCCGTGTCGGGCACATTCATTTCTGCCATATTGCTCAATCTCGCAAATAGTCGCACGCCTGCAGTGCGCCTTGATGCGCTGTGCTGTGTCTCCCAACTGGACGGCATGGCACCgacgcagctgcttgcTGGGATCATGGAACTGGTGCAGCACGCTGGCGCCGTCCAAGTTCAAGCAtgctttgcgcttgcgcggttggtgcgcgagcgcccaGTGCTGCAGGAAATGGCCGCTGACGAGTTTTCTGCCGTTGATATTCTTGCTGGCATTGTCCAAAATACGAACCCTGTCGTGACAAGTGCGGGTGCAAAAGGCagcgcgagtttgtcgaAGGATGAGCTTGTGGTGCGACTGCACGAAGGCTGCCTGACTGCACTGGCcgcgcttgctgtgcgcagcgatgcaatGCGCCACCGCGTCGCCGACTGCTGTCCCTTGTTTCTCGCCGGCATTGTGCGTCCTTCGCTGGTTGCATCCGCACTTGGCGTGcagcttgcagcgtgcagaCTCGTACGTGTGTTGAGCCGCACAGTCGGCATCCTCCGCACAAGCTTGCTGGACGCTGGCGTGGCGGAAAAGATGCTGTGCCTTCTCAAAGAGAAGGACAATGCCATGATCCACACGGAAGTCATCGGGACTATATGCAACATGCTGGTCAAGTTCAGCCCGATGAAAGAGTACCTTGTTATGCACGAAGGCCTCGAGTGCCTCGCCAGGTTCTCGCGCAGTCCTCGCGGCCACGTACGCTTTAATGCGCTCTGGGCCATCAAAAATGCAGTGTGGGAGAGCGACCCGCCGTTCCGGGAAAAACTGATGGCGTTGGTAGGCTGGGATCACCTTGCAAAACTGCTGCGCAGCCAAGACACATGCATCCGCGAGCAAGCACTGAACATTGTGCGCAATCTCACGTCGTCCAACGCACTTGGCGATGGTTGTGCCAATGTAGATCTCACGTTGGGGCACTTGGGCGAAACCTATTTGCTGGACTCGGTCGAGGAAGCCGTGTGGTCATTGCAAGGCGGCGACCGCGCCACTGAGCAGGCCGCCTACATTTTCGTCAACATTGCCGCTGGTGGTTGGAAACACCGCGAGCTGTTGATTAGCCGCCCCAATACGATGGACGCGCTTTGTTTTTTCCTGCGCCACAAGAGCGCttccgtgcgcgaggccgGCGTACGCTGCGGCTATAATTTATGTtatcgcgccgcgcgcgacgccgaggaTGCAGCAGAGTCTGTTTgggagcgcgccgccgcccgtcTGCGTGCGTTTGGGTACGATGTATTATTACGGGACTTGGTGGATGATATCGATGCGAATGTGAAGGAAATAGCGAGGGATACGCGCGCACAGTTGGAGTCGAATGTAGAATAG
- a CDS encoding uncharacterized protein (antiSMASH:Cluster_1; EggNog:ENOG503Q6E6; COG:U; COG:Y), whose translation MGPAQRRTWFDALPAHPIFGQDASDGAGQDARAQLLAMRGTDLIAVVQNEVRITSLAQAKRALSDERGEALAYKVLTDPLLDFTICQVLVNPTGKLLAVVGKYSIVLFALPRRGYMKQVGARVRTKAVRIGAYYHDSHGCGPIAQCAWHLLGREGASLVVLTEDAILREYDVGRDADEPQQTIACLPSASALHTRAMFSADDDDGACAVAFAFGNDDAASWTMRDADSSTDGSASPMPSWALLSVFVLMRNGDVWCICPFMPKYASMPRVFVESLAACEAQDGAETCPMRARYLHDLCRQFSHATEAAELSTTTGDVSFASCPEHAAMLDVVSPASVAHRVMPQGPFLLRPAPVELNDDVAPVASGLFFAQIRAQAASTAPLDICGIAFCDGSIQLCILAEPTVPRWATQTAAEPPTLVVYESIDLGLDKHCAYTQLQEANATVFVKDPLYPDTVFVTHAFGVHLIDMRPWTVALLDAVGNDAPDAVSRVIADAKKSVVVPLVEAQDAHGFAQVVGAVLINDVYLSYSFLALTAAAQLVAVELGLRVDTQADVCAPTDALYTSLLAETPFAPPRAFAAPLRRVDAPRETICATPSALRTFGKCAEQARTNMRDVVNAANEVQSRVALQMREMQRQVAQLDNIVYRVQALGSGDVNPLHARVERIQEGQRATMRRLDTLLQQLMDEHQPQLSIYERRWFDELQRMASEFGVGDTKRAAAHEQLKKLEHQLHVLRPSFAVLAAERAHTLPADQRLGTQQLQRVETLLVHESTVLAQARAKIQRLQQAVGR comes from the coding sequence ATGGGacctgcgcagcgccgcacatggTTCGATGCGCTTCCTGCGCATCCCATTTTTGGGCAAGATGCATCGGATGGTGCGGGGCAGGATGCTCGtgcacagctgcttgcgatgcgcggcacagacTTGATTGCAGTGGTGCAAAACGAGGTGCGCATCACAAGTCTCGCAcaggcaaagcgcgcgctgagcgaCGAGCgtggcgaggcgctggcgtACAAGGTGCTTACCGATCCACTGCTTGATTTCACTATCTGCCAAGTACTTGTGAATCCTACCGGGAAGCTGCTTGCCGTTGTGGGCAAGTACAGCATAGTGCTGTTTGCCCTGCCTCGCCGGGGGTACATGAAACAagtcggcgcgcgcgtgcgcacaaaggCGGTGCGTATCGGCGCATACTACCACGATTCACATGGGTGTGGACCGattgcgcagtgcgcatGGCACTTGCTTGGGCGCGAGGGTGCGAGCTTGGTCGTGCTCACCGAGGACGCTATTCTGCGCGAGTACGATGTAgggcgcgatgcggacgaGCCGCAGCAGACAATAGCCTGTCTGCCGTCTGCATCCGCATTGCATACGCGCGCCATGTTTTCCGctgacgacgacgatggcgcATGTGCGGTTGCGTTCGCGTTCGGGAacgacgacgcggcgagctggacgatgcgcgatgcagatAGCAGCACCGAcggaagcgcatcgccgatGCCAAGCTGGGCACTGCTGAGCGTGTTTGTGCTTATGCGCAACGGCGACGTATGGTGCATTTGCCCGTTTATGCCCAAGTACGCGAGCATGCCCCGCGTCTTTGTCGAGTCGCTCGCCGCGTgtgaagcgcaagacggCGCGGAAACGTGTCCTATGCGCGCACGGTACCTGCACGACCTGTGCCGGCAATTTTCCCATGCCACGGAGGCAGCTGAGCTGAGCACCACCACGGGCGACGTATCTTTCGCGTCCTGCCCAGAGCATGCGGCAATGCTCGACGTAGTATCGCCTGCTAGCGTCGCACATCGCGTCATGCCGCAAGGTCCTTTTTTGCTGCGCCCTGCGCCTGTCGAGCTGAATGACGACGTGGCACCTGTTGCTTCCGGCCTCTTTTTCGCACAgatccgcgcgcaagccgcaagtaccgcgccgctcgacaTTTGCGGTATTGCGTTCTGCGACGGCAGCATCCAGCTCTGCATTCTCGCCGAGCCCActgtgccgcgctgggcgacgCAAACAGCGGCGGAGCCTCCGACGCTGGTTGTGTACGAGAGCATCGATTTGGGGCTGGACAAGCATTGCGCGTACACCCAGCTCCAGGAAGCGAATGCAACTGTGTTTGTCAAGGACCCACTATACCCCGATACCGTCTTTGTCACACATGCATTTGGCGTGCATTTGATCGATATGCGCCCGTGGaccgtcgcgctcctcgatgCGGTTGGCAACGACGCGCCGGACGCTGTGTCGCGTGTGATTGCCGACGCAAAAAAGAGCGTCGTTGTGCCGCTAGTCGAGGCTCAAGATGCACATGGATTTGCACAGGTTGTTGGCGCAGTGCTGATCAACGATGTATACCTCTCCTACTCTTTCCTTGCACTTaccgccgctgcacagctTGTGGCTGTGGAGTTGGGGCTGCGTGTGGACACACAAGCTGACGTGTGCGCTCCTACCGATGCGCTGTACACATCGCTACTCGCCGAGACGCCGTTTGCGCCTCCCCGTGCTTTTGCAGCTCCGTTGAGGAGGgtcgacgcgccgcgtgAAACCATTTGCGCCACGCCcagtgcactgcgcacgtttggcaaatgcgccgagcaagcTCGTACAAACATGCGCGACGTCGTCAACGCCGCAAACGAGGTCCAATCGCGCGTTGCGTTGCAAATGCGcgagatgcagcgccaagtTGCACAGCTAGATAACATTGTGTACCGCGTCCaggcgctcggcagcggcgacgtGAATcctttgcacgcgcgcgtcgaaCGCATCCAGGAGGGCCAACGCGcaacgatgcgccgcttggatACGCTGCTCCAGCAGCTTATGGATGAGCATCAGCCGCAGCTGTCGATCtacgagcgccgctggtttgacgagctgcagcgcatggcaAGCGAATTTGGCGTGGGCGATACCAAACGGGCAGCCGCACATGAGCAGCTCAAGAAGCTCGAGCACCAGCTacatgtgctgcgcccgTCGTTTGCTGTGCTCGCTGCGGAACGTGCGCATACGCTTCCGGCTGACCAGCGTCtcggcacgcagcagctACAGCGCGTAGAGACATTGCTCGTACACGAGTCTACTGTACTCGCGCAGGCACGTGCAAAAatccagcgcctgcagcagGCAGTGGGGCGTTGA
- a CDS encoding uncharacterized protein (antiSMASH:Cluster_1; COG:S; EggNog:ENOG503PM3D), translating to MADVVEHAASAGTENVRLERMREALSKFLEFIDLKAKYVVHTAHRSAKNFAVSLPDLDEVALEKVRLLFVQDLKSEIRNDLEQLVTKYDLRARLDELELLTSEADERQKRDYAPHASELKDVWRPDLDISTAIRARVATEQESRIAALEEELAELYASNAESYARIEASEAHIHAAQEQVSVSCAMLDKLLASVALSDQGNGRSVHTMMDALITELGPA from the exons ATGGCGGACGTTGtggagcacgccgcgtcggcGGGGACCGAGAATGTGCGCCTGGAGCGGatgcgcgaagcgctgaGCAAGTTTTTGGAGTTTATTGATTTGAAGGCCAAGTACGTCGTGCACACTGCTCACCGCAGTGCAAAAAACTTTGCTGTATCGCTGCCGGACCTCGACGAAgtcgcgctggagaaaGTGCGGCTTCTGTTTGTGCAAGACTTGAAATCAGAGATCAGG AACGATTTGGAGCAGCTTGTTACGAAATACGACctacgcgcgcgcctggaCGAATTGGAACTGCTCACCAGCGAGGCAGACGAGCGGCAAAAGCGCGATTATGCCCCTCATGCGTCAGAGCTCAAGGATGTGTGGCGTCCTGATCTTGATATTTCTACAGCGATacgtgcgcgcgtcgcgaccGAACAAGAATCGCggatcgctgcgctggaggagGAGCTTGCTGAG CTTTACGCATCGAATGCCGAGTCGTACGCGCGAATCGAGGCGTCCGAGGCACATATtcatgctgcgcaagagcagGTCTCTGTATCGTGCGCTATGCTCGACAAG CTGCTTGCCTCTGTGGCGCTTTCAGATCAGGGGAATGGGCGTTCAGTGCATACTATGATGGATGCACTCATTACTGAGCTGGGCCCTGCATAG
- the MDM12_1 gene encoding Mitochondrial distribution and morphology protein 12 (COG:U; antiSMASH:Cluster_1; EggNog:ENOG503Q48C) — MSVDLDWSLLTQDLAEKLRERINELLPDVPLPDFVGPLHVHTLEFGHDPPEVELAHLGDVWTQFRDGVAAAHRAEVSLPPTSNAMPMRLRTFRHYEGEQPTSVNPDTEYTSEYGDDDSLCRWSETDSEPGHPVHASQCAETDEHNVSSENSLPSLQAHFRIQWLTTSIRVVLTTSLQMYHGGTKVMCLPMTLALTGMELLGQLILALDGGERCVHVCLAQDDAQLAEEGKTPERADPYVLLHMRHKAMRIIPYMAFDSRVGEPVKHVLQNVGKVERFAGDVLRQLLDTELVFPNFYTLYLP; from the coding sequence ATGTCTGTCGACCTCGACTGGAGCCTGCTCACCCAGGATCTAGCGGAGAAGCTGCGTGAGCGGATAAACGAGCTACTTCCTGATGTACCGCTCCCAGACTTTGTAGGCCCACTACATGTACATACCCTCGAGTTTGGGCACGATCCTCCCGAAGTggagctcgcgcacctcggcGATGTTTGGACGCAATTCCGGgacggcgtcgctgcggcCCACCGTGCCGAGGTCTCTCTTCCTCCAACCTCCAACGCAATGCcgatgcgcctgcgcacTTTTCGTCACTACGAAGGCGAGCAGCCTACCTCTGTGAACCCCGACACCGAGTATACCTCTGAATACGGTGACGACGATTCCCTATGCCGTTGGAGCGAGACGGACTCTGAACCGGGACACCCGGTGCATGCATCGCAGTGCGCAGAAACAGATGAGCACAACGTGAGCTCTGAAAACAGCTTGCCATCACTGCAGGCGCATTTCCGCATCCAATGGCTCACCACAAGCATTCGCGTGGTGCTCACTACCTCGTTGCAAATGTACCACGGCGGCACCAAGGTCATGTGCTTGCCGATGACACTTGCACTTACCGGCATGGAGCTCCTTGGCCAGCTCATCCTTGCTTTGGACGGCGGTGAGCGCTGTGTGCACGTATGCCTCGCCCAGGACGACGCCCAACTTGCCGAGGAAGGCAAGACGCCGGAGCGTGCCGATCCCTACGTACTcttgcacatgcgccaCAAAGCAATGCGGATCATTCCCTACATGGCGTTTGACAGCCGCGTCGGCGAGCCAGTCAAGCACGTCTTGCAGAATGTGGGCAAAGTCGAGCGGTTTGCAGGCGACGTGCTCCGCCAGCTTCTCGACACCGAGCTCGTATTTCCCAACTTTTACACACTCTACTTGCCATAG
- a CDS encoding uncharacterized protein (antiSMASH:Cluster_1) translates to MQHGSLAPNEEPDSLEQSYSALAETEDMAAPFITGLSEAAQSIASPARGSPSDALSNASSCAALPRSPASPVPTEPGDASKTRSVSLQRHRAIYRSRAASGLSDSSAHSLRLGRKSPGSTTNDSHTPTSGLDSPVRAQSTWRNRRPDMLDDIDTQGLGIAALRAQAADSERVGLGSPMLNMCATPSSASESEVSIDVLAEYAQTPDSTVFQHTSFDARTLSSPVPHSAALQAGTAEQDDASGKRPMSMQASWGVHLEQDAVPGPSSVGTPVDASEARTLLGGVRASAVTIGDVSAGATSAGAHTGGTPSPNAFFTPERPPKDAHVARPASNVLASENMSPPTTPFLASSPSAAETELGTPAPVKLYEHRVHTPASTSRPASPSEASSQSAYTSDDESDFSRRSAPSEIDLLSRDTSPLPSLHERQSNALPRSESTFTSPLQDLTDTFASAMADLGLDEMPLDDPHAGAPMPALDNVQVLYRAADGPSSLASLLPPTDAALPPSIQQTPPPSRAPRPGPQTPEPPLVQGPRIEVYGQTVWWPLSFDPSANLNWDSVSLQQRAHLFANASQDLLDCDTHLGAWIGAIRKQEYKAPEALMQHLQAEQLARLATSISPATDTELHAAEKPALPLPANIPYPLLAKVHKAQHEGGHAPVSPAIAQPTHAGISLSAARDTVRHDAQTAMRGAAGAAGYGWMRIQEAIPRVPAAPSFLGTLARRSTKKTRDTSSLFTPLAQTPLAQTPRARTQLQAPQEVPLARAPKTSAADAGPTHGLGIPGVGTSMGLPTPELGSPRRVQSLPQPHTDPDFDAALRRMLDAVPEMNESIARMYLSRAKNDDVRATSDYLHDHARRDETQRRGFFSRTPRLR, encoded by the exons ATGCAACACGGCTCGCTCGCGCCAAACGAAGAGCCCGACTCGCTGGAGCAAAGCTACTCTGCCTTGGCAGAGACGGAAGATATGGCAGCGCCGTTCATAACAGGTCTAtcggaagcggcgcagtcgATTGCGTCGCCAGCGCGCGGGTCGCCTTCTGACGCACTGTCCAACGCAagctcgtgcgcagcgttgccCCGGTCGCCCGCATCGCCCGTGCCTACAGAGCCGGGCGATGCTTCAAAAACACGTTCGGTGTCGCTGCAACGCCACCGCGCCATTTATCGatctcgcgcggcgtcgggGCTATCAGACTCGTCCGCACACAgcctgcgccttggccggAAAAGCCCCGGGAGCACGACAAACGACTCACATACGCCGACATCCGGGCTGGATAGCCCGGTGCGGGCACAGAGTACCTGGCGTAACCGGCGCCCGGATATGCTGGACGACATCGATACGCAGGGATTAGgcattgcggcgctgcgtgcacagGCAGCGGACTCTGAGCGGGTCGGCCTGGGTTCGCCGATGCTCAacatgtgcgcgacgccgtcgtCTGCATCCGAGTCGGAGGTGAGTATCGATGTGCTTGCAGAGTATGCACAGACACCCGACTCGACAGTATTCCAGCACACTTCCTTCGATGCACGCACTCTCTCCTCGCCCGTGCCGCACTCTGCAGCCTTGCAGGCGGGTACGGCCGAGCAGGACGACGCGAGTGGTAAGCGGCCCATGTCTATGCAAGCGTCGTGGGGTGTGCACCTGGAGCAGGATGCGGTGCCGGGTCCTAGCAGTGTCGGAACCCCTGTCGACGCATCTGAAGCGCGCACATTGCTGGGCGGTGTGCGCGCCAGTGCTGTGACTATAGGGGACGTGAGTGCTGGCGCAACGAGTGCTGGGG CGCACACCGGCGGCACACCGTCTCCCAACGCTTTCTTTACGCCCGAGCGCCCTCCCAAggatgcgcacgtcgctcGACCCGCTTCGAATGTGCTTGCCTCCGAAAATATGTCTCCTCCCACCACGCCCTTCCTTGCATCCTCTCCCTCCGCAGCTGAAACAGAGCTCGGCACCCCAGCGCCTGTGAAGCTTTATGAACACCGCGTACACACACCAGCAAGCACCTCGCGACCCGCATCGCCATCCGAGGCATCGTCGCAATCCGCGTACACTTCCGACGACGAGTCCGATTTTTCTCGGCGTTCTGCACCGAGCGAGATAGATTTGCTGTCTCGAGACACGTCGCCTTTGCCGTCTCTTCACGAGCGGCAATCAAACGCACTGCCACGCTCCGAGAGCACCTTTACCAGTCCTCTACAAGATTTGACCGATACGTTTGCctcggccatggccgaTCTGGGCCTGGACGAAATGCCTTTGGACGATCCCCatgctggcgcgccgatgcctgcgctggacaatgTCCAGGTGCTGtaccgcgccgccgacggcCCATCCAGTCTCGCCTCGCTCCTGCCGCCCACCGATGCAGCATTGCCGCCAAGCATCCAGCAAACGCCCCCGCCAAGCCGCGCACCTCGGCCAGGGCCCCAAACGCCAGAGCCACCGCTCGTGCAGGGGCCCAGGATTGAAGTGTATGGCCAAACAGTATGGTGGCCGCTCAGCTTCGATCCCTCGGCAAACTTGAATTGGGACTCGGTCtcgctccagcagcgcgcgcatttaTTTGCGAATGCGTCACAGGACTTGCTAGATTGCGATACGCACCTCGGCGCATGGATCGGTGCGATACGCAAGCAGGAGTACAAAGCGCCCGAAGCGCTAATGCAACACTTGCaggccgagcagctcgcacGCCTCGCCACGTCCATATCGCCGGCCACGGACACCGAGCTCCATGCCGCAGAAAAgccagcgctgccgctgccggcTAATATTCCTTATCCCCTCCTTGCCAAAGTACACAAGGCACAGCACGAAGGCGGTCATGCGCCCGTTTCGCCCGCCATTGCCCAGCCAACACACGCAGGCATCAGCTTgtctgcagcacgcgaTACTGTGCGCCACGACGCACAAacagcgatgcgcggcgcagcaggcgcagcaggctACGGCTGGATGCGTATCCAAGAAGCCATTCCGCGCGTGCCCGCTGCGCCTTCTTTCTTGGGCACActggcacggcgcagcaccaaAAAAACACGCGACACTTCGTCCCTCTTTACACCACTCGCGCAAACGCCGCTTGCACAGACGccacgcgcacgcacccAGCTGCAGGCCCCGCAAGAGGTACCGctggcacgcgcgccaaagacgTCTGCAGCCGACGCAGGGCCGACGCATGGGCTTGGCATCCCAGGCGTCGGCACGAGTATGGGACTGCCGACACCCGAGCtcggctcgccgcgccgtgtgcaGTCTTTGCCGCAGCCGCATACGGACCCTGACTTtgacgcagcgctgcgccgtatgcTTGACGCCGTTCCCGAGATGAATGAATCGATCGCGCGCATGTAcctttcgcgcgcaaagaacgacgatgtgcgcgcgacgagcgacTATCTGCACGaccacgcgcgccgcgacgagacacagcgccgcggttTTTTTTCACGCACGCCCCGCCTTCGTTAA
- the GPI11 gene encoding Glycosylphosphatidylinositol (GPI) anchor assembly protein (COG:M; COG:O; antiSMASH:Cluster_1; EggNog:ENOG503P38D; TransMembrane:6 (i12-31o71-92i127-150o156-180i201-223o235-254i)), whose translation MRTGVWPGRHALQAVLMYVVLQPTLLLLSVVDFARVFPASGERSLPIQVVLLASKILRPGARGAGETLGDVLVWESVLALQGVLLTQAWFTLRMSAWHTMAQGHELRETKSQLHARRMPFHQQLEHMVFSSTSLPILWMAALGGIVLGGAPVHTGYLGTAVLAAYIALLALWPVVHVLGAPPSQEWAQLLMAPWSASPRAVLAYVPALGTCAGAVLGSAALALDWGRAWQTWPLPSVYGALAGLLVGNGVGLLLSMGKMYGSALFALPPPPPSNEAPSAPLTRKEKRRRARQA comes from the coding sequence ATGCGCACAGGCGTTTGGCCAGGGAggcatgcgctgcaggccgTGCTCATGTACGTGGTGCTGCAGCCTACGCTCCTGCTTCTTTCGGTGGTAGACTTTGCACGTGTCTTTCCCGCGAGCGGCGAGCGATCGCTGCCTATCCAGGTAGTGCTGCTCGCGTCCAAAATATTGCGgccaggcgcgcgcggcgcgggcgaaACGTTGGGGGATGTGCTTGTGTGGGAAAGTGTGCTTGCTTTGCAAGGTGTGCTGCTTACGCAGGCATGGTTTACGCTGCGTATGTCGGCATGGCACACCATGGCGCAAGGccacgagctgcgcgaaacGAAATCGCaactgcacgcgcgccgtatGCCATTCCAccagcagctcgagcacaTGGTGTTTTCTTCGACGTCGCTGCCGATCCTCTGGatggccgcgcttggcggcattgtgctgggcggtgcgcctgtgcatACCGGGTACCTCGGCACCGCCGTGCTCGCTGCGTACATCGCCTTGCTTGCGCTTTGGCCCGTGGTGCAcgtacttggcgcgccgccatcgCAGGAATGGGCGCAGCTGCTTATGGCGCCGTGGTcggcgtcgccgcgcgctgtgcttgcgtATGTCCCGGCGCTAGGGAcgtgcgctggcgccgtgctgggctcggctgcgctcgcgctcgactgGGGCAGGGCGTGGCAGACGTGGCCATTGCCGAGCGtgtacggcgcgcttgccggGCTGCTCGTAGGGAATGGTGTGGGGCTGCTGCTGAGTATGGGAAAAATGTACGgcagcgcgctttttgcgctgccgccgccgccgccgtcgaACGAGgcaccgagcgcgccgttgACGCGGAAagaaaagcggcggcgagcgaggCAGGCGTAG